GACGGATATCCGCGTTTGTCAGTGACAATCATCACGTCTGAGTTCAGAGTCCCTCAATTCCCCACAGGATATAATAGACTGTCTTGAATTGAAACGATCATCATCTGCCACGCCCTTACACGAAAAGAATAGCAGGTAACCGTATGATTTCGAAATACGTTGAGTACATGGAAGCGGAGACTCTCAGGAATCTTTCAGCCGAGACTGTAGAGATCCTAGATTCAGCGGTAAGGACCTATAGCCTTGATCGTGGAGAAATGCTGTTCAATGTCGGGGACATGGCCGACTCGATCTATATCGTCCTGACGGGTGGGATAAAGATCGTCGAAGACACATTCTCAGGCAAACGAATCATCCTCGAACTCAATACGGCCGGGGACATGTTTGGACTGGCATCGCTCATTAGCGCGAGTCCATATCCACATTCAGCCTATGCCGTCGAAAAATCGCTGATCGCTTCGATCTATCGAGGCGACGCTAACGAGATGATCGAAACGCGGGGCGATTTCGCACAGATGGTGGTCGGGCAATTAGTTGGGCGAGTCCAGAGAGCGCACGCGCGGCTGAAGCACACAACGATGGAAACAGTAGACCGACGTCTCGCCCGGACACTTATTTACTATTCCGGCAAACTCGGACGGAAGAACGGGAACACGGTTGCCATTTCAATTGCGCTCTCGCAGCAGGACCTCGCAGACTTCACGGGAAGCACACTTGAGTCCGTGAACCGGATCCTGCAGATCTGGGAGCGCGAAGGCTGGATCAAGTGCGCGCGACAGCGGTTGGATATCCTAAATCCGGCCGCGCTGGAAGCGCATGTAGTGGCCTAAGGCCGGACCGCTACGACAATTGCTGGTGGGCTTCGCGTGAAGTTGATCCAGATCAATGTCGGTTTCGTCTGCTCGTGCTACATTGTGCCGTAACTGGCGATAGTGCGCAGGCAAGTGTTGCTGCGTGTACTATTGCCGGGCTTTTTCAATGGTTTTGGGAAGGATGACCTCTTATGCAAAAGCCGAACCGGCTTAGACCGAGTTTCATCCTGATCGCGACGGGTTTGGTCTGTATCGTTGTAGGCCTTGGCGTTTTTACGTTCGTACATGCGCAGGGATATTCGTATTTCTCGGATGATCCCGCCGCGTGCAACAACTGCCATGTTATGCGGGATCAATATAACGCCTGGCAGCATTCCTCTCACTCGCGATTTGCAGGATGCAACGACTGCCACACGCCGCACGATTCACTATTCAGCAAACTGCTGATCAAGGGCATCAATGGGTTGAATCACAGCGTGGCGTTTACGTTTGGAACCTACGGTGAAGTGCTGCATATCCGCGACTTCAATGCGGATGTTGTAATCGGAAACTGCCTCGGGTGCCATGAGAGTTTTGTCAGTGAAGTCGCGCCGAATCACGCCGATGTTCCGGATTGCATGACCTGCCACGCCGGTATCGGACACCGCACACGCAAATAGGCGTTGGGTTAAAGGGGACGTTATGATGAGAAAAGCAATCTATGGATTGGTAGTTGTAGGGCTGGTGCTAGTGGGAGTAGGCATCGGGGCGCTCCTGGTCAACATCACGCAGCATCAGACCGAGGCAACCCAGTACCCTCTCCACATCGTCGAGATTGAGGCGGACGAGATTGATCCAGCCGTCTGGGGACTTAACTTCCCGATGCACTACGATCGGTTTATGATGACCGAGGACAACTACGGGGCGACACCGTACGGCGGCTCCGAGCCCTATAGCAAACTCGAACGTTTTCCGGCGATGGTGAGGCTGTGGGCGGGTTATGCGTTCAGCAAGGACCATAACGAAGAGCGCGGACACTTCTACTCACAGATCGATCAGGCACGGACACAGCGCGTGCAGCTTGTTGATCAGCCGGGCGCGTGCATCAACTGTCACTCAGGCGAGACGCCGCAGCTTATTGCGGAACTGGGCTGGGAAGAATTCAACCACACCCCGTACAACGACCTGAAAGATAGTCTGCATATCGGGTCGACCTGCGCGGATTGCCACGATCCCGAGACGATGTCACTGCGCTTAACACGCCCCGGATTGATCAATGCGCTCGCCGCCAACGGAATCGACTGGACACAGGCAAGCCGTCAGGAAATGCGGACGTATGTGTGCTCGCAGTGCCATGTCGAGTACTACTTTGCCGGGGAAAACAAGGTGCTCACCTTCCCGTGGTCAGAGGGAATGAACATCGACCAGATCGAGACGTATTACGACAACCTCGGTTTCAGAGACTGGGTCCATGCCGAAAGTGGCGCCCAGATGATCAAGATTCAGCACCCCGAGAGCGAGTTGTACAGCACCGGCCTGCATGCCAGTTCCGGTGTGGCTTGCGCGGACTGCCATATGCCGTATATGCGGAGCGGCGGCATCAAGATCAGCGATCACTGGCTGCGCAGCCCGTTGACGAACGTCGGCGCCGCGTGCCAGACGTGCCACAACCTGCCGGAAGAACAGTTGGAGCAGCGAATCATCACGATTCAGGACCGGACGGCCGAACTGCTGCGGCTGTCGGAAGAGGCGATCATCGAAGCCATCGATACGATCGTGGCGGCGCGCACCGCAGGGGCAACCGACGAACAACTGGCAGAAGCATTTGCACTACATCGCAGCGCGCAGATTCGCTGGGACTTCATCTCGTCCGAGAACAGCACCGGCTTCCACAGCCCACAGGAAGCGGCACGCGTCCTGGCTGGGTCGATCGACAAAGCGCATAAAGCGACGCAGGCCGCAAATGCCATCCTGGTCGAAATCACCCAAGGGGACACTGTAAGCCTCGAAAACTAGAACCGGTATCAGAAGGTTTCACATCCAACGCCCGTAGCGAAAGCTATGGGCGTTATTGATTCCTAAGGCCCAATTGACCTGGACGAGATATTGAAGTCAGGCAAATCAAGCGGGGTTGTGTGGAATGGTATATGATACTTTAGGCAATGCCGACCAGATACTCACACAGGAACTCCGAATATGTATAGAAGTAACCCATCCTGGGTCAAGATTATCCTTTTGAATTTCATATTGCTGGCGACGAGCGTCGTCACGATCGGCCAAGCTCCCGGGCCGAACAGCAGCGCCGTGCTTAATGCGCAGACAGGACACGCACGGCTGCTCACATTTGACGCAGGAGTCCTGGGAATGCCGGCGCGCGACCGCGTGATCACGGCGCTGTCGGTCGCTACAGACGCCGTGTACCGCTATGGCGGACAGTTCGGCGCGTCGGGCGCAAGCAATTATCAGGTGACGGGGAACCCAGTCACGCTTGATAGCGTTGCGGGTGGTGCCACGGCCGTCCGGTATGTGCAGATTCTGGGCGGAGTTCCCGTATATGGCACGCAAGTCGCAGTGAACGTGCGGGGCGACGGCGCACTGATGATGATGGCTGGGGACATATCATCGCTGGAGGCCTCGAGTCTGAATCTTTCTCCAGCACTGGCGGCGGATGCCGCTGGTCTGGCCGCGCGGGATTATGTGGCGCTTCGCTACGGCATTGATCCTCAGTCGCTGATCGTCGAAGATGGCGGATTATGGATTTATGATCCCGCCGTGATCTCACCGGGACTGTCCGCCAAGAGAGCGGGTCTGGTGTGGAAAGTGGACGTCTCGGCGGCTGGACTACCCATTCGAGTCGTAGCACTGGTCGACGCCCACAGTGCCGAGGTCAGTTTCGCCTTCAACACTATTCACGCATCGACCGTTCATGGTGACTGGCAAACAGCGCGCCAGGCCGGGCTGAACTTCGGCGCGGGGCTAGTCGGGCCGGCGCCGGCAAACAGCGTCGCGAATGCGGTACGCGTGCCGGGAACGGCGGATCTTTCTACCCACAATGCGAACCATGGAACGGTGCTTCCAGGGACTTTCGTGTGCGACGAGGGCACGCTGGCCTGCACGAGCGGCGCCGACACCGACGCGGACAAGGCACACACGTTCGCTAACGGGACGTATAACCTCTACTATACCCTGCACGGCCGCGACAGCCTGGACAACGCCGGGATGCAGCTGATCTCCACGGTTCACTTCTCGAGTGCCTACTGTAACGCGTTCTGGAACGGGACGCAGATGGCCTATGGGGATGGCTGCTCGATCGTGCACGACGACGTCGTGGGCCACGAACTGACGCACGGCGTGACGGAATTCACGTCCAACCTGATATACGCCTATGACAGCGGGGCGATCAACGAGTCGTTCTCGGACGTGTGGGGCGAGTTCTACGATCTGGGTAACGGGACGGCGGAGGATATCCCGGCTAACCGGTGGGTTATCGGCGAGGAAATCTCTGCAGGTGGATTCCGCGACATGGAGAACCCGCCTTCCAAGGGGGATCCTGATCGCGTGGGCAGTCCTATTTTCTGGACCGATGCACGCGACACCGGCGGCGTCCACATCAACAGCGGTATCAATAACAAGGCTGCCTACCTGATGGCGGACGGCGGCACGTTCAACGGGCAAACGATCACCGGGCTGGGGATGGTAAAGCCGCTGCACATTTACTACTACGTGCAGACGATGCTGGCAGGACCGGGGTCTACTTATAACGACCTCGGTGTGTTTCTGGCGGCAGCCTGCGATGCGCTGGTAGGCGGGGCGGCAGGAATCACCGCAGGCGACTGCATTGAGGTCGACGAAGTCATCCTGGCGACTGAAATGGCCCTCCCCTCTCCCCACCTGCCCGACAGCGCAGAGGTTTGCAGCGGCGGCCAAATTCCGCAGAACGTTTTCTTCGACAACTTCGAGAATTCGGCGACCAGCGCAGGCAAGTGGACAACGTCGGTGTTCGAAGGGGCGGGTAACCCGTGGATCCTCAGCTCAACGGCAGTCCCTCTAAGCGGCACGGCCAGCATGCGGGTGGACAATACCGGCTCCAGCAGCGACAGCGCGGCGCGGTTTACAACAGGCGTGGTCGTCCCTGCAAACGCCTACCTGCACTTCGACCACCAGTATCTGTGGGAGTATGACGGCTGGGACGGGGCTGTCATTCAGTACAGCACCGACGGCGGTGCGAACTGGACCACATTCCAGAATGCCGAGATGACCGGCGAGATCTATCCAGGTCTGATGGAATTTGACACGGATGCGGCTTTTCCGGGTGATCCGGCGTTTACCGGCGACTCGTTCGGTCCTGGCTCAACGCGTGTCGATCTCTCGGCACTCAGCGGACAGACCGCCCTGATCCGGTTCTTCGCCACATCGGACTCGGCCTTTAGCGCCGGGAACCCTGATGGATGGTGGATCGACAATGTGCGGGTCTATACGTGTGTAACCCCGGTCACCAGCCTGCTGGATAACGGTGGCCTTGAGAGCGGGCTGGCGAGCTGGACCCTTTCGAATGCGACCGGGGATAAGGTCTCGTGCGATGGAGCGCAGGCGTTCAGCGGGACGTGTTCGCTGAGATTTAAGGGCGGCGTGGGCGAGAACTCGATCCTGAAACAGAACGTGGATCTGACGGGCGAAACCCTGACCGAGAATGACGTCCTCTCACTCAGCGCATACTTCCGGGGCGGAAATCCGGCAGCGAAGGCCAGGATGTACCTGATCGTCACCTATGTCGGCAACCCTGTTCCGGCAAAAACCAAGGTGGTTGTGGGGCCAAACGCGAGCTACACCGTGGTGAGCGCGCCGGATATCGTCCTGACGGCCGAAACGATCGCCACGATCCGCGTCAAGGTCAAGCATTCAAGCACAGCGGGCAAGATGTATATGGACGACGCTGCGCTGGAGCTGACTGCGGTTCGCAGCGAGGGGGCGGCCCTCCCGCCACCGGCGCTGCCGTCCGGTATGCGCGGCAGCAACTAGCCAGTCCGTTCGCCGTGGCTTTTATGCACTTTAGCGTGTGGAGGCGCTGCCTCCACACGTCCGCGAGGGACTTGCGCCCCTCGCCCCCTCCACAGCGATTTTGCGGCGCTCACGACGCAAAATCGCTGTGGAAGGTGTGACGATGCGAACGCTATAGCGCCTCGTTGCGAATCTTCTTGAGGCGCTTCATGACATCGTTCGCGCCGCGCCCGAAGTAGGAGTAGAGGGTCTTGTATTCGGCAAACAGCCGGTCGTAAACGGCCTGGTTTGCTGGAATTGGGTTGACAACCTCGGCCTTGAGATTGCCCATCCTGTCAGCCGCGGCGCGCACATCCGGGTAGATACCGGCGGCCACAGCGGCGTGAATTGCAGAACCAAGCGCGGGTGCCTGGCCCGAACCCGAGAGGGTCAGAGAACGGCCCGTGACATCAGCATAGATCTGTGTCAGGAGGCGGTTCTTCTCGGGCAATCCGCCGGCAGCGACCAGCGATTTCACCTCGACACCCTGCGCTTCGAATGCCTCGATGATTTCGCGAGTGCCGTAGGCGGTAGACTCGATCAAGGCGCGGTAGATTTCCGGCGCACGGGTGGCGAGAGTAGCGCCGATCAGAACGCCGCTGAGTTCGGTATCCACGAGCGTGGAGCGGTTGCCATTCCACCAGTCGAGCGCGATCAGGCCATGCTGACCTGGCTTCTGTTTGGCTGCCTCGTGTTCCAGATAGTCGTGGATGTTCAGATTGGCTGCGCCGGCCTCCTCGTAGTATTCGTAAGGCACGGCGTTATCGACAAACCAGGCAAAGATATCACCGACACCCGACTGCCCGGCCTCATAACCGTAGAGACCGTCGATAATGCCGCCGTTGACGACGCCGCACATGCCCTCGACGTCGCGGAGGGCTTCGCCTGACATGATGTGGCAGGTCGACGTCCCCATGATCATCACCATCACGCCCGGAGTGGTGGCTTTTACAGCCGGAGCCGTCACGTGGGCATCGACATTGGCGACCGCGACGGCGGTACCTGCCTTCAGACCGGTTTTGGCGGCCATCGCTTCAGTCAAGACACCGGCACGGCCGCCAAGCGGCGCAAGGCTGCCGGATACTTTTTCGGCGATGACATTCTCGAACTGAGAATTCACGGCGCGGAAGAATTCTGTGGACGGATACTTGCCGTCCTGCATTAGCATCTTGTAACCGGCGGTGCAGGTATTGCGGGTCAGGTTGCCGGTGAGCTGCCAGACCACCCAGTCCGCCGCTTCAACGAAAACGTCGATGGCGGCATAGACTTTTGGGGACTCTTCGAGGATTTGCAGGAGCTTGCTGAAGAACCACTCGGACGAGTATTTTCCCCCGTAGCGCGGCAGCCAGGCCTCTTTACGTTCGCGGGCCACCGCATTAATCCGGTCGGCCTGAGGCTGGCTGGCGTGGTGCTTCCACAATTTGACGTAGGCGTGCGGAACATCCTTGAACTCGTCGAGAAAACAAAGGGGTGTGCCATCGCGCTTGACAGGCATAGGCGAGCTTGCGGTGAAGTCAACGGCGATGCCGACAACCTGTTCGGGGGAAATACCGCTCTTCTGCAAGACTTCCGGAATGGTATGGGCGAATACATCGAGATAGTCCTGGGGGTGCTGGAGGGCCCATTCGAAGGGCAGCGGCCTGGAACTTCCCGGCAAACGTTCATCCATCACCGCGTGGGGGTACGCGAAGACGCTGGTCGCAATTTCCTCGCCAGTGCGCGTATCAACCAAGAGCGCACGCCCTGACAGCGTCCCGAAATCAACTCCAATTGTATACATCATCCAGTCCTCGACTCTGAGCTAAGAACCAGCGCGGTGATTACTTGTCGCGCTGCCCGCTGATAGAAAAACAACCTCTGATTACTCTGTACTGCGACAAATCATTCAGAAAGAGCCAAAGCAATCCAACCTGATCTGTGTGCCGGAAATGTCTCCTCGCGATGCGCCGGGCGCGAGGCTCGGCTGCGGATTGTGAACGCTCACAATTTATCCCATACGGCGTGGATTGTCAACATGGCGCCGCGAAGACTCGGCTGCGGATTATCCGACATGCACGACTGATTTTGTACGGTCTGCCGATGGCTAATGGCGGGCTGGCCGGTATAGTTGACGGATGGACACAACAAGCAACGACGACTTACAACTTCTGCGGCTGCTGCAAATGAGCGACAGCGCACTGCCGATTGGCTCGACGGCGCATTCGTTCGGCCTAGAGACGCTGGTGGACGACGGCAGCGTGACGGTTGCCGTGCTGGCGAATTACCTGCGCGGCATGCTGGCGGAGACCGGCACGCTGGAAGCGGCGTACTGCATGGCGGCCCACGGGATGGCCGCCGACGCGGCGGAATTTCCTGCGGCCTGGGTGCGGCTGAACCAGCGGCTAGACGCACTGAAGAGCGCGCGGGAAAGCCGAGCGGGAAGCGCCGCGCTGGGGCGGCGGTTTGTGCAGCTGGCGCGCGACTTGTGCGAGCACCCGCTGCTGGACGCCGCATTGAGCAGCGCAAAACAGACCGGCACGGGAATCCACCACTGCGCGGCATTCGGGTTGACGGGGGCCGTGATCGGAGTCGATGCGCGGCGGTCCGCGCTCGCCTACCTGAATCAAAGCGTCGCCGGGCTGGTATCAGCCTGCCAGCGATTGATGCCCCTGGGACAAACGGCCGCCAGCCAACTGCTGTGGGCGCTGAAACCGGCGATCCTGGAGGCCGTCGACGAGGCCGAGGCGCGCGGAATCAGCGGCGTGTCGGCATTCACGGCACTGATCGACAGCGCATCGCTGCGCCACCCAACGCTCAGCACGCGATTGTTCATCAGTTGAACACCCGCACAGAAGGCCGGTTGAGCCTCGACTTCAGCCGCACGGGGAAGGCAGGTCAAACACAAATGACGGTGCGCGATGCGCAGCCGCCGCTCAAGGTGATCCGCGCGTTTGAAACGGAGAGCGGCGCCGCGCTGGTGCACCTGCACAACATCTCCGGTGGGCTGCTGGGAGGCGATCACCTGGAGATGCAGGTGACGGTCGGCGCAGCAGCACATACACAGCTGACGACCACCAGCGCAACGCGGGTATACAAACGGCGCGCCGGCCTGGCAAATTCCAGGCAGTCGACGCGGATCAGCGTCGCGGAGAACGGCCGGCTCGAATACCTGCCCGATGCGCTGATCCCCTACGCAGAGGCGGCATACGAGCAGCATACACAGATCGACCTCGCAGACGGCGCGAGCCTGGTGTGGTGGGAGACGGTGGCCCCCGGACGCGAAGCCCACGGCGAACTGTTCGCATATGATCTGGTGGTGCTAAACACGGAGATCACTGCGAACGACAGGCCGATCGCGCTGGAGACAGCGCGACTCGAACCCAAGCGGCGTCCACTGGACTGGACAGCGCGCTTGGGACGATACCGGTACTTCTCGACGATGTACGTATGCAGAGTCGGAGAACCCGCCGCGCGCTGGACCGCGCTGGAAACAGAGCTATCAGACCTCGCAAGCGCGTACAGCAGCCGCGAAGAGTCGGTGTGGGGCGTCGGCACACTGGCGGCACACGGCCTGGTAATACGCGGCCTGAGCACGAGCGGGTTGAGCATTCCCCAACGGTTATTCGGATTTTGGGACGCGGCGCAACGCGCACTTTTCGATGAGCCCGCAGTTCCACCGCGCAAGATCTACTGATAGGCAGCCGGGAGTAAAGAACCTGATTAACGTCAGTTATGGATAAGCCGCCTATTTTTGGAGGCGCTGCCTCCAAACCTTCGCAAGGGGTTTGCACCCCTTGACCCCCCTTCTGCGATTTTGAGCGGCTTTGCCGCTCAAAATCGCCAATATGAGAGGTGAAGGAGAGCCATCTCCTGCCAGGGTCCGGGGTGGAACCCCGGAAAGTTAACCATAACTGACGTTGGTTACGTAGGCGCTGCCTCCAAACCTCCGCGAGGAGTCAATGCCCCCTTGACCCCACATCGCGTGATCGTGTTCAGCGATCTGAACAGGGTCACAGATGAGGAAGCCCAGAAGGCGCAACCCTTTGGTGGGGATCGGGATGAATACCCGAACTGATCCCTACTTAATGCTATTTGAGCGCAGCACCTCCGTAAGTACCCTGTCGATCAACAGTTTTTTCGTTTTTTCAGGCGCCGCTCCCGCCAAGGTGGCGCATGAAAGCTGCCCTGTGGCGCAGAGGGTGCGAACCGCACCGCCGACGCGCTACAAGACACGAAAATAGCTGTTTGAGTGCATCGTAGCATGAATACCGACCGCAGTGAGAAACAAATGTTCGAACATTTGTACGAACATTTGTTCGAACAGATTTTGACAATTTATTGACAACTCGGCGTGTGGGGCAGGAGCAAAGTATACGAAGCGAAAGGCTGGAGAGTTCAGTCAGGTTAACCGATGCTACACGACCCGTGGGTGTGTTCGAATCAGTCGCTTATCTGGTCAGCCTGAGGCATCGGAGAATAACCTCTTGCACCTAACGCCCCGCGAACAGGAAAAACTACTGATCTACGTGGCCGCTGAACTGGCGCGCAAACGTCAGGCGCGCGGCCTGAAGCTGAATTATCCCGAAGCCGTGGCGATCATCACCGCCGAAATCCTGGAAGCGGCACGGGATGGCAAAGGCGTGGCCGACATCATGGTCTGGGGGGCGACAATCCTCACACGGGACGACGTGATGGAGGGCGTGGCCGAGATGATCCATGACGTGCAGGTTGAGGCGACATTCCCGGACGGGACAAAGCTGGTGACTGTACATGACCCCATTAGGGGAAGAGAAACGAAGTGAAGAGAAGGAGAGAAGTGGGGGAAGTGAAGAGAAGTGAGAGAAGTGAGAGAAGTGGGGGAAGTGAAGAGAAGTGAGAGAAGTGAAGGGAAGTGAAAAGAAGTGAGCGAAGTGAAGGGAAGTGAGCGAAGTGAAGGGAAGTGAGCGAAGTGAAGGGAAGTGAGCGAAGTGAAGGGAAGTGAGCGAAGTGAAGGGAAGTGAGCGAAGTGAAGAGACGTGAGCGAAGTGAGAAGTGAAGTGAAGTGAGCGAAGTGAAGAGAAGTGAGCGAAGTGAAGGGACGTGAGGGAAGCGGGGGCGTTAGTCATCTACAGACGTGGAGCGGCACATGATTCCGGGTGAGTTTCTGCTGGAAAAGGGCGAGATCACGCTGAACGAGGGCCGCGCGACGGCCACGGTCAGGGTCAGCAATACGGGTGACCGGCCAGTACAGGTCGGCAGCCATTACCACTTCTTCGAGGTCAACCGTGCACTGACGTTCGAGCGGGCCGAGGCCTACGGGATGCGGCTGGATATCGCTGCGGGGACGGCGGTGCGCTTCGAGCCGGGGGAAGAAAAGGACGTGCGGCTGGTGGCGCTGGGCGGCGCACGGGTGATGCATGGACACCGCGGGATGGTCGGGGGCGAGCTGGACGACCCGACCGTGCGCGAAAAAGCGCTGAACACGGCACGGGAGGAATAACGGAGTGAGCAACCAACTGCCCCGCCGCACC
The nucleotide sequence above comes from Candidatus Flexicrinis proximus. Encoded proteins:
- a CDS encoding Crp/Fnr family transcriptional regulator is translated as MISKYVEYMEAETLRNLSAETVEILDSAVRTYSLDRGEMLFNVGDMADSIYIVLTGGIKIVEDTFSGKRIILELNTAGDMFGLASLISASPYPHSAYAVEKSLIASIYRGDANEMIETRGDFAQMVVGQLVGRVQRAHARLKHTTMETVDRRLARTLIYYSGKLGRKNGNTVAISIALSQQDLADFTGSTLESVNRILQIWEREGWIKCARQRLDILNPAALEAHVVA
- the nrfH gene encoding cytochrome c nitrite reductase small subunit; its protein translation is MQKPNRLRPSFILIATGLVCIVVGLGVFTFVHAQGYSYFSDDPAACNNCHVMRDQYNAWQHSSHSRFAGCNDCHTPHDSLFSKLLIKGINGLNHSVAFTFGTYGEVLHIRDFNADVVIGNCLGCHESFVSEVAPNHADVPDCMTCHAGIGHRTRK
- a CDS encoding ammonia-forming cytochrome c nitrite reductase subunit c552; translation: MMRKAIYGLVVVGLVLVGVGIGALLVNITQHQTEATQYPLHIVEIEADEIDPAVWGLNFPMHYDRFMMTEDNYGATPYGGSEPYSKLERFPAMVRLWAGYAFSKDHNEERGHFYSQIDQARTQRVQLVDQPGACINCHSGETPQLIAELGWEEFNHTPYNDLKDSLHIGSTCADCHDPETMSLRLTRPGLINALAANGIDWTQASRQEMRTYVCSQCHVEYYFAGENKVLTFPWSEGMNIDQIETYYDNLGFRDWVHAESGAQMIKIQHPESELYSTGLHASSGVACADCHMPYMRSGGIKISDHWLRSPLTNVGAACQTCHNLPEEQLEQRIITIQDRTAELLRLSEEAIIEAIDTIVAARTAGATDEQLAEAFALHRSAQIRWDFISSENSTGFHSPQEAARVLAGSIDKAHKATQAANAILVEITQGDTVSLEN
- a CDS encoding M4 family metallopeptidase encodes the protein MYRSNPSWVKIILLNFILLATSVVTIGQAPGPNSSAVLNAQTGHARLLTFDAGVLGMPARDRVITALSVATDAVYRYGGQFGASGASNYQVTGNPVTLDSVAGGATAVRYVQILGGVPVYGTQVAVNVRGDGALMMMAGDISSLEASSLNLSPALAADAAGLAARDYVALRYGIDPQSLIVEDGGLWIYDPAVISPGLSAKRAGLVWKVDVSAAGLPIRVVALVDAHSAEVSFAFNTIHASTVHGDWQTARQAGLNFGAGLVGPAPANSVANAVRVPGTADLSTHNANHGTVLPGTFVCDEGTLACTSGADTDADKAHTFANGTYNLYYTLHGRDSLDNAGMQLISTVHFSSAYCNAFWNGTQMAYGDGCSIVHDDVVGHELTHGVTEFTSNLIYAYDSGAINESFSDVWGEFYDLGNGTAEDIPANRWVIGEEISAGGFRDMENPPSKGDPDRVGSPIFWTDARDTGGVHINSGINNKAAYLMADGGTFNGQTITGLGMVKPLHIYYYVQTMLAGPGSTYNDLGVFLAAACDALVGGAAGITAGDCIEVDEVILATEMALPSPHLPDSAEVCSGGQIPQNVFFDNFENSATSAGKWTTSVFEGAGNPWILSSTAVPLSGTASMRVDNTGSSSDSAARFTTGVVVPANAYLHFDHQYLWEYDGWDGAVIQYSTDGGANWTTFQNAEMTGEIYPGLMEFDTDAAFPGDPAFTGDSFGPGSTRVDLSALSGQTALIRFFATSDSAFSAGNPDGWWIDNVRVYTCVTPVTSLLDNGGLESGLASWTLSNATGDKVSCDGAQAFSGTCSLRFKGGVGENSILKQNVDLTGETLTENDVLSLSAYFRGGNPAAKARMYLIVTYVGNPVPAKTKVVVGPNASYTVVSAPDIVLTAETIATIRVKVKHSSTAGKMYMDDAALELTAVRSEGAALPPPALPSGMRGSN
- a CDS encoding ribulokinase, with amino-acid sequence MMYTIGVDFGTLSGRALLVDTRTGEEIATSVFAYPHAVMDERLPGSSRPLPFEWALQHPQDYLDVFAHTIPEVLQKSGISPEQVVGIAVDFTASSPMPVKRDGTPLCFLDEFKDVPHAYVKLWKHHASQPQADRINAVARERKEAWLPRYGGKYSSEWFFSKLLQILEESPKVYAAIDVFVEAADWVVWQLTGNLTRNTCTAGYKMLMQDGKYPSTEFFRAVNSQFENVIAEKVSGSLAPLGGRAGVLTEAMAAKTGLKAGTAVAVANVDAHVTAPAVKATTPGVMVMIMGTSTCHIMSGEALRDVEGMCGVVNGGIIDGLYGYEAGQSGVGDIFAWFVDNAVPYEYYEEAGAANLNIHDYLEHEAAKQKPGQHGLIALDWWNGNRSTLVDTELSGVLIGATLATRAPEIYRALIESTAYGTREIIEAFEAQGVEVKSLVAAGGLPEKNRLLTQIYADVTGRSLTLSGSGQAPALGSAIHAAVAAGIYPDVRAAADRMGNLKAEVVNPIPANQAVYDRLFAEYKTLYSYFGRGANDVMKRLKKIRNEAL
- a CDS encoding urease accessory protein UreD, with the translated sequence MNTRTEGRLSLDFSRTGKAGQTQMTVRDAQPPLKVIRAFETESGAALVHLHNISGGLLGGDHLEMQVTVGAAAHTQLTTTSATRVYKRRAGLANSRQSTRISVAENGRLEYLPDALIPYAEAAYEQHTQIDLADGASLVWWETVAPGREAHGELFAYDLVVLNTEITANDRPIALETARLEPKRRPLDWTARLGRYRYFSTMYVCRVGEPAARWTALETELSDLASAYSSREESVWGVGTLAAHGLVIRGLSTSGLSIPQRLFGFWDAAQRALFDEPAVPPRKIY
- the ureA gene encoding urease subunit gamma; the protein is MHLTPREQEKLLIYVAAELARKRQARGLKLNYPEAVAIITAEILEAARDGKGVADIMVWGATILTRDDVMEGVAEMIHDVQVEATFPDGTKLVTVHDPIRGRETK
- a CDS encoding urease subunit beta encodes the protein MIPGEFLLEKGEITLNEGRATATVRVSNTGDRPVQVGSHYHFFEVNRALTFERAEAYGMRLDIAAGTAVRFEPGEEKDVRLVALGGARVMHGHRGMVGGELDDPTVREKALNTAREE